A window from Triticum aestivum cultivar Chinese Spring chromosome 6D, IWGSC CS RefSeq v2.1, whole genome shotgun sequence encodes these proteins:
- the LOC123141739 gene encoding 2'-deoxymugineic-acid 2'-dioxygenase-like has protein sequence MAAEPLSNGAAHQSVPGRYILPVHKRPSYSANGKVAPPMLPVVDLGGDDDGRIAEEIIRAGREFGFFQVVNHGVPEEVMGAMMRAAEEFFGLPANEKMAYYSTDGKQLPRFHTSVRNGAGEEFLYWRDCLKLGCHPPEWPDNPRGLGAALEPYTAAVMAAARRVLRLAAVGLGLGEEHFEGSLSGGAMMNVNHYPPCPDPSVTLGIAPHCDPGLVTVLMENVGGGLQMLVHDDGDAGGGGTMWVDVDAAPGALVLNFGHQMEVVSNGRLRSGEHRVVTGAHVARTSLASFVWPELWCTVAPAQELVLDAGEGPLYRPYSYGEFLGVYVAEAGDRDAVMAHFKH, from the coding sequence ATGGCAGCGGAGCCTCTCTCCAATGGCGCCGCCCACCAGTCAGTGCCTGGACGCTACATACTCCCCGTGCACAAGAGGCCGTCTTATTCCGCCAATGGCAAGGTGGCGCCGCCGATGCTGCCTGTAGTTGATCTCGGCGGAGACGACGACGGCAGGATCGCCGAGGAGATCATCCGCGCGGGGCGGGAGTTCGGTTTCTTCCAGGTGGTCAACCACGGCGTGCCGGAGGAGGTAATGGGCGCCATGATGCGCGCGGCCGAGGAGTTCTTTGGACTGCCGGCGAATGAGAAGATGGCATACTACTCGACCGACGGCAAGCAGCTCCCGCGGTTCCACACGAGCGTCCGGAACGGCGCCGGCGAGGAGTTCCTGTACTGGCGGGACTGCCTCAAGCTCGGCTGCCACCCGCCGGAGTGGCCGGACAACCcgcgcgggctcggggcggcgctggaGCCGTACACGGCCGCCGtgatggcggcggcgcggcgcgttCTGCGCCTCGCCGCCGTCGGGCTGGGGCTCGGCGAGGAGCACTTCGAGGGGTCGCTCAGCGGCGGCGCGATGATGAACGTGAACCACTACCCGCCGTGCCCGGACCCGAGCGTCACCCTCGGCATCGCGCCGCACTGCGACCCCGGCCTCGTCACCGTGCTCATGGAGAACGTCGGCGGCGGCCTGCAGATGCTGGTCCACGACGACGGCGACGCAGGCGGCGGAGGAACGATGTGGGTGGACGTGGACGCCGCGCCGGGGGCGCTGGTCCTCAATTTTGGGCATCAGATGGAGGTGGTCAGCAACGGGCGCCTGCGCAGCGGCGAGCACCGCGTCGTCACCGGCGCACACGTCGCGCGGACCTCGCTGGCCTCGTTCGTGTGGCCCGAGCTTTGGTGCACCGTCGCGCCGGCGCAGGAGCTGGTGCTGGACGCAGGCGAGGGCCCTCTGTACAGGCCCTACTCCTACGGCGAATTTCTCGGTGTGTACGTCGCCGAGGCTGGGGACAGGGACGCCGTCATGGCGCATTTCAAGCACTGA